A part of Halobacillus shinanisalinarum genomic DNA contains:
- the yqeH gene encoding ribosome biogenesis GTPase YqeH, with protein MSEIICQGCGAAIQTTDSKQPGYAPESALEKEDIICKRCFRLKHYNEVQDVPYQDDDFLNMLNQISKSKGLIVQLVDIFDFNGSFIPGLKRLTGQNPVILVGNKMDVLPKSINHNKVKQWLRHAANDQGLKVEAIYLISAQKEQGIDELSKAIDKYRDHGDVYVVGTTNVGKSTFINALINRTSGVKDAITTSYFPGTTLGFIDIPLDEENSLFDTPGVIQRHQMAHYVSDQDLKVITPRKEVKPKVYQLNEQQTLYFGGLARLDFEAGERTSFICYLSNEIPIHRTKLEKADELYRNHVGELLTPPDLETMDQLPPLKGVTFKIKEPKTDIVFSGLGWVTVPEGNVVVTAYVPEGVKVSLRNSLI; from the coding sequence ATGAGTGAAATAATTTGTCAGGGTTGTGGGGCTGCTATCCAAACAACTGACTCTAAACAGCCTGGTTATGCACCGGAGTCTGCTCTTGAGAAAGAGGATATTATTTGCAAGCGTTGTTTCCGCTTAAAACATTACAATGAAGTACAAGATGTTCCCTACCAGGATGATGACTTCTTAAATATGTTAAACCAAATAAGCAAAAGCAAAGGCCTCATTGTTCAGCTTGTTGATATTTTTGATTTTAATGGGAGTTTTATCCCAGGGTTGAAACGATTAACTGGGCAAAATCCTGTGATCTTGGTCGGAAATAAAATGGATGTGCTTCCTAAGTCGATCAATCACAATAAAGTGAAGCAGTGGCTGCGACATGCAGCGAATGACCAGGGACTTAAAGTAGAAGCAATATACTTAATCTCAGCTCAAAAGGAACAGGGAATTGATGAGCTCTCAAAAGCGATAGATAAGTACCGAGATCATGGGGATGTCTATGTTGTAGGCACGACGAATGTTGGGAAGTCAACATTTATTAATGCGCTGATTAATCGAACATCAGGCGTGAAAGACGCGATCACGACCTCCTACTTTCCAGGAACGACATTAGGCTTTATTGATATTCCTTTAGACGAGGAAAATTCGCTGTTTGATACTCCGGGAGTGATTCAACGCCACCAAATGGCTCATTATGTATCAGATCAAGACTTGAAGGTGATTACTCCCCGAAAAGAGGTCAAGCCGAAGGTTTATCAGTTAAATGAGCAGCAGACTCTTTATTTTGGCGGATTAGCCCGATTAGACTTTGAGGCTGGGGAGCGTACTTCATTTATTTGCTATCTATCTAATGAGATCCCTATTCATCGAACGAAACTTGAGAAAGCAGATGAATTATATAGAAATCATGTTGGTGAATTGCTGACACCTCCTGATCTGGAAACGATGGACCAGCTTCCACCGTTAAAAGGGGTTACGTTTAAAATCAAAGAGCCTAAAACAGACATCGTATTTTCAGGACTAGGTTGGGTGACGGTCCCAGAAGGAAATGTAGTCGTAACGGCCTATGTACCAGAGGGTGTAAAAGTTTCGCTGCGAAATTCATTAATATAG
- a CDS encoding Na+/H+ antiporter subunit A, protein MLLAVLLPFIIAIFIPFLSKWKDKLHTGFFVTAVPVVIFIYFIRFLGAGFEPVTREYSWIPSLDMNILFYLDGLSLLFVLLISGIGSLVAFYSIYYLHKSEQLGHFYVFFLLFMGSMLGVVLSDNVFVLYTFWEFTSLSSFLLIGFWNYKERSRYGALKSMLITVFGGLSLLGGLVFMSVITGTTSVQQMIRQQELILNHEFFPLILVFILLGAFTKSAQFPFHIWLPDAMEAPTPVSAYLHSATMVKAGLYLVARFSPMLSASDWFFIIVSTAGIVTLCWGSYMAVRQTDLKGILAFSTISQLGMIMAMLGFGTKVAVFAAVFHILNHATFKGSLFMIAGIVDHETGSRDIRKLGGLMTFLPVTATLALFATFSMAGVPLPFLNGFYSKELFFDSAIHLEQTATGIAAFLKTVFPYLAVFGSIFTFVYSMYFFFGTFRGKASLEELPKKPHEAPFGMLVSPIILVLGVIIIGLFPQTINEPFIAHAATAVKGFEVTHHIAFWHGIKLPLIMSLTVIAFGTVLVLSLTKWRSVYKVIPGVLSLNKFYDGLVDRTVSYSSIVTKSYMNGSLGGYVRLIVAAIVIAGFAIMTATNGFHLETGNLADITITELFVAFMMVIAAIGTIIVNNRIAAILILGVVGYGLSLLFIIYRAPDLALTQFIIETVTLALFLLVFYHLPKIEKKSESTSTKTLNLVISIGFGALMTMVAISAHSSKMFDSIANYFIENSYKLGGGDNIVNVILVDMRGLDTLFEITVLGIAAMAIYGLIRLRGSKKEEE, encoded by the coding sequence ATGCTGCTGGCTGTGCTATTGCCTTTTATTATTGCCATTTTCATTCCATTTTTAAGCAAATGGAAAGACAAACTTCACACAGGTTTCTTTGTAACTGCTGTACCTGTTGTGATCTTTATTTATTTTATCCGATTCTTAGGAGCGGGATTTGAACCCGTAACTAGAGAATACAGTTGGATTCCTTCTCTGGACATGAACATTCTCTTTTATTTAGACGGTTTAAGCTTATTATTCGTACTTTTAATTAGCGGGATCGGCTCCCTAGTTGCTTTTTATTCGATCTATTATTTACATAAATCAGAGCAGCTAGGACATTTTTACGTTTTTTTTCTATTATTCATGGGATCGATGTTAGGTGTGGTCTTGTCAGATAACGTATTCGTTTTATACACGTTCTGGGAATTCACTTCTTTATCTTCTTTCTTATTAATCGGGTTTTGGAATTACAAGGAACGCTCAAGGTATGGGGCTTTAAAGTCAATGCTTATTACCGTTTTTGGCGGACTCAGCTTACTTGGCGGTTTAGTTTTCATGAGTGTCATTACCGGAACCACTAGCGTTCAACAAATGATTCGTCAGCAAGAACTTATTTTAAACCACGAGTTCTTCCCTTTAATCCTTGTATTTATATTATTAGGAGCTTTCACTAAATCTGCCCAGTTTCCATTTCACATTTGGCTTCCAGATGCGATGGAAGCACCAACGCCCGTTAGTGCTTATTTGCACTCAGCAACGATGGTTAAAGCAGGCCTCTATTTGGTGGCAAGATTTTCACCTATGTTATCTGCATCTGATTGGTTCTTTATCATCGTATCAACCGCGGGAATCGTCACCCTCTGCTGGGGCTCTTATATGGCGGTTCGCCAAACAGATCTTAAAGGAATACTCGCCTTTTCAACAATTAGCCAACTAGGGATGATTATGGCTATGCTCGGATTCGGAACAAAGGTTGCTGTGTTTGCGGCTGTTTTCCACATTTTGAACCATGCTACCTTTAAAGGAAGCTTATTTATGATAGCCGGTATTGTCGATCATGAAACAGGTTCAAGAGATATTCGTAAGCTTGGTGGCTTAATGACTTTCCTGCCCGTTACCGCAACATTGGCTTTGTTTGCCACATTTTCAATGGCAGGTGTACCCCTTCCATTCTTAAATGGGTTTTATAGTAAAGAACTATTTTTTGACTCCGCTATCCATTTGGAGCAAACTGCAACCGGAATCGCTGCATTTCTGAAAACAGTATTTCCATACTTAGCGGTTTTCGGAAGTATCTTTACATTTGTCTATTCAATGTACTTCTTCTTCGGCACATTTAGAGGAAAGGCTTCTTTGGAAGAACTCCCTAAGAAGCCACACGAGGCCCCATTTGGCATGCTTGTCTCACCTATCATCTTAGTTTTGGGTGTCATTATCATCGGACTCTTCCCACAAACTATTAATGAACCATTTATTGCCCACGCAGCTACCGCTGTAAAAGGGTTTGAGGTTACTCATCATATCGCATTCTGGCATGGTATTAAACTGCCACTCATCATGTCCCTAACTGTCATTGCTTTTGGGACGGTTCTTGTCCTATCCCTGACAAAATGGCGATCTGTTTATAAGGTTATTCCTGGAGTACTAAGCCTTAACAAATTTTACGATGGACTCGTCGACCGAACTGTAAGCTATTCTTCTATCGTTACCAAGAGCTATATGAACGGTTCTTTAGGAGGATATGTCCGTTTAATTGTTGCAGCTATTGTTATTGCGGGTTTTGCGATAATGACAGCTACAAACGGTTTCCATCTTGAAACGGGCAACCTCGCTGACATAACAATTACGGAGCTATTTGTAGCATTTATGATGGTCATCGCAGCTATTGGCACCATTATAGTGAACAACCGTATAGCTGCTATTCTTATTTTAGGAGTTGTAGGATATGGTCTTTCCTTACTGTTTATCATCTACAGGGCTCCAGATTTAGCTTTAACCCAATTCATTATTGAAACCGTAACCCTAGCATTATTTTTGCTTGTCTTTTATCACTTGCCTAAAATTGAGAAAAAAAGTGAATCGACAAGTACCAAGACTTTAAATCTAGTCATCTCCATTGGGTTCGGTGCCCTGATGACTATGGTTGCTATTTCCGCTCACAGTAGCAAAATGTTTGATTCAATCGCAAATTACTTTATAGAAAACTCATATAAGCTTGGCGGAGGAGACAATATAGTTAACGTCATTCTAGTAGACATGCGTGGTCTTGACACGTTATTTGAGATTACGGTGCTTGGAATAGCCGCCATGGCGATCTACGGTCTCATTCGGTTACGCGGAAGTAAAAAGGAGGAGGAGTAA
- the aroE gene encoding shikimate dehydrogenase, protein MKLGLIGYPIAHSLSPWIHNQLLDRHEMTGAYQLYECETDRFANKVEEIKAENINGFNVTVPYKEQVLPYLDELDEAARFLGAVNTVKVVNGRLIGYNTDGIGYVASLVDRYADAVDRSKRVLILGSGGAARGIFHAIVKQGVGKIDLANRTIEKAQKLIDDFAAHSVSEALSLQEAEDNLAQYDLIIQTTSVGMAPNQEQTPISLSGITKDTIVSDIVYRPMKTDFLKEAEEKGARLHYGHGMLLHQAIYAFQIWTGKSTDASVMMEAFEHKLKGV, encoded by the coding sequence ATGAAACTGGGATTAATCGGGTACCCGATCGCACATTCTCTCTCCCCTTGGATTCATAACCAATTACTTGATCGACATGAGATGACGGGAGCGTACCAATTGTATGAATGTGAAACGGATCGATTTGCTAATAAAGTCGAAGAGATTAAGGCTGAAAATATAAATGGATTTAATGTAACAGTCCCATATAAGGAGCAGGTTCTTCCCTATCTTGACGAATTAGATGAGGCGGCTCGGTTTTTAGGTGCTGTCAATACAGTAAAAGTAGTTAACGGACGCCTTATTGGATACAATACCGATGGAATAGGCTATGTCGCTTCTCTTGTAGACCGTTATGCCGATGCCGTGGATCGATCAAAGCGTGTTCTCATTCTTGGAAGCGGGGGAGCTGCTAGAGGGATTTTTCATGCTATAGTAAAGCAGGGAGTAGGCAAAATTGACCTTGCAAATCGTACGATTGAAAAGGCCCAGAAGCTAATCGATGATTTCGCTGCACATTCAGTTTCTGAAGCTCTTTCTTTGCAGGAAGCAGAAGATAATCTGGCCCAATATGACTTGATTATTCAAACGACCTCAGTTGGAATGGCGCCAAATCAAGAGCAAACGCCTATTTCTCTCTCAGGAATAACAAAAGACACGATTGTAAGTGATATTGTCTATCGGCCGATGAAGACAGATTTCTTAAAAGAAGCGGAAGAAAAAGGGGCTCGTCTCCATTACGGGCATGGCATGCTTTTACATCAAGCGATTTATGCCTTTCAAATTTGGACAGGTAAGTCAACTGATGCATCTGTAATGATGGAGGCGTTCGAGCACAAATTAAAGGGGGTATAG
- a CDS encoding Na+/H+ antiporter subunit D → MSNLISLPIVLPLLAGIIVAFLANNKPLVRRVAQTLAVINLIVTGFILYQVYQNGTIVLETGGWMAPYGIILVGDMLAVTLAFTTNIIAVACVFYASKSLTDQQESFYFYSFFFLLITGVSGAFITGDIFNLFVFFEVLLMASYGLIVLGNGKAQLRESMKYVLINVFSSMLFVTTVAFLYSVVGTLNMAHIAQRVQEVEQQGVLTTIGILLFFVFATKAAVFPLYYWLPRSYSVPNPVVSALFGALLTKVGIYSILRMFTLIFAWEADLTHTLFIYLAAFTMIFGVIGALSTNNIKLIMAYNIIPAVGFMMMGIGIFTETSISGTVYYLIHDMIIKGAFFLLIGVIAYVAGTSDLRKMNGLIHHYPILGWFFFIATLVLAGIPPFSGFIGKLLLIQGGLAQEQIFIVIAALVSSLLILFSMIRIFIQGFWGEKTELAHPERKQAAHKMTWPIGILLSLSVLLGVGAEWFYPSVEWIGEYLMNPQIYIDSVLKE, encoded by the coding sequence ATGAGTAATTTAATTTCACTACCTATTGTACTGCCATTACTAGCAGGAATCATTGTCGCTTTTCTAGCAAATAATAAACCGCTTGTACGTCGAGTAGCTCAAACTTTAGCGGTCATCAACCTTATCGTCACTGGCTTCATCTTATATCAAGTTTACCAAAACGGCACAATAGTGCTGGAAACAGGTGGCTGGATGGCGCCTTATGGAATTATTCTCGTTGGCGATATGCTAGCCGTTACTCTTGCCTTTACCACGAACATAATAGCTGTCGCTTGTGTGTTTTATGCTTCAAAATCATTAACAGATCAGCAAGAATCGTTCTATTTCTACAGCTTCTTCTTCTTGTTGATTACAGGCGTAAGCGGTGCCTTCATTACAGGGGATATCTTCAACCTCTTCGTATTTTTCGAAGTCCTGCTAATGGCTTCATATGGCTTGATTGTCCTCGGTAATGGCAAAGCACAACTTAGAGAGTCAATGAAGTATGTATTAATTAACGTGTTTTCCTCCATGTTGTTTGTTACAACTGTTGCTTTTTTGTATTCAGTTGTAGGGACCTTGAACATGGCTCATATTGCGCAACGTGTTCAGGAAGTTGAACAACAAGGCGTTCTTACAACAATAGGGATTTTATTATTCTTCGTATTTGCAACGAAGGCAGCTGTATTTCCATTATACTATTGGCTCCCTCGCTCATATAGTGTCCCGAATCCTGTCGTTTCAGCGTTATTTGGTGCTTTGCTGACAAAAGTAGGAATCTACTCGATTTTACGTATGTTCACGCTAATCTTTGCTTGGGAAGCGGATCTAACGCATACACTCTTTATCTATCTAGCAGCATTTACTATGATATTTGGTGTGATAGGTGCCCTATCTACTAATAATATTAAACTTATTATGGCTTACAATATCATTCCAGCAGTGGGATTTATGATGATGGGAATCGGCATCTTTACAGAAACGTCAATAAGCGGGACTGTTTACTACTTGATCCATGATATGATTATTAAAGGGGCTTTCTTTCTGCTGATTGGTGTGATCGCTTATGTAGCGGGAACATCAGATCTAAGAAAAATGAATGGTTTGATCCATCATTATCCTATACTAGGTTGGTTCTTTTTTATCGCTACTCTAGTTTTAGCTGGTATTCCGCCCTTTAGCGGCTTCATCGGAAAACTTCTTCTTATACAGGGAGGTTTAGCACAAGAACAAATTTTCATTGTCATTGCTGCACTCGTATCAAGTCTGCTTATTCTCTTCTCTATGATAAGGATTTTCATCCAAGGGTTTTGGGGGGAAAAAACAGAGCTTGCTCACCCTGAGAGAAAGCAAGCTGCCCATAAAATGACTTGGCCTATAGGAATTCTGTTATCCCTTTCTGTACTTCTTGGAGTCGGTGCAGAATGGTTCTACCCGTCCGTTGAATGGATTGGCGAATATTTAATGAACCCGCAAATCTATATCGATTCTGTACTAAAGGAGTAG
- the sigK gene encoding RNA polymerase sporulation sigma factor SigK: protein MSSLIASILYFFKESLLFVSYVKNQAFPNPLSKEEEAKQLKLMEEGSREARDTLIEHNLRLVAHIVKKFENTKEDFEDLISIGTIGLIKGIESYSTGKGTKLATYAARCIENEILMHLRSTKKMNKDISLQDPIGHDKEGNELNLLDILQADVEDIVEEIQLHMELEQIKEFITVLDEREKEVIIFRYGLGDTDEKTQREIARELNISRSYVSRIEKRALMKIFHEFYKQSKRKSSP, encoded by the coding sequence GTGAGCAGTCTGATCGCTTCTATCCTTTACTTTTTCAAAGAATCATTACTCTTTGTGTCTTATGTTAAAAATCAGGCGTTTCCAAATCCTCTGTCAAAAGAGGAGGAAGCCAAACAACTGAAGCTGATGGAAGAGGGAAGCCGAGAAGCAAGAGATACGTTGATTGAACATAACTTAAGACTGGTTGCTCATATTGTTAAAAAGTTTGAGAATACGAAGGAGGATTTTGAGGATTTAATTTCAATTGGAACGATAGGATTAATCAAAGGCATAGAGAGCTACTCTACAGGCAAAGGCACGAAGTTGGCTACGTATGCTGCCAGGTGTATAGAAAACGAAATTCTGATGCATCTCCGTTCCACTAAGAAGATGAATAAAGACATCTCGTTACAGGATCCAATTGGCCATGATAAAGAAGGGAATGAACTAAACCTGCTTGATATATTGCAAGCAGATGTTGAGGATATTGTTGAAGAAATTCAGCTTCACATGGAACTTGAACAAATTAAGGAGTTTATTACTGTTCTAGATGAAAGGGAAAAAGAAGTCATCATATTCCGTTATGGCCTAGGGGATACAGATGAAAAAACGCAAAGAGAAATCGCAAGGGAGCTAAATATCTCCAGAAGTTATGTTTCTCGTATTGAAAAAAGAGCACTAATGAAAATTTTTCACGAATTTTATAAACAAAGCAAGCGAAAAAGCTCACCTTAG
- a CDS encoding YrhC family protein, with protein sequence MKSTEWIESKIADYKRFTLTLLILSSYLYIGVLISIYEYHSQAYLYLLIMIAGLLSAAFGFVLKLKKLRQHLLEE encoded by the coding sequence TTGAAGTCTACCGAATGGATTGAGAGCAAAATTGCAGATTATAAGCGATTTACCTTAACTCTACTCATATTAAGCAGTTATTTATATATTGGCGTACTCATTAGTATCTATGAATACCATTCTCAAGCTTACCTTTATCTACTAATCATGATTGCTGGGTTGTTAAGTGCAGCGTTTGGATTTGTACTAAAGCTTAAGAAGTTACGTCAGCATTTACTTGAGGAATAG
- the yhbY gene encoding ribosome assembly RNA-binding protein YhbY, translated as MLTSKQKKYLRGQSHLIQPIFQVGKAGVNENMTTQISEALEKRELIKVSILQNCFEDNSIVADEIVHHTEADLVQLIGNTIILYKESKNNKQIDLP; from the coding sequence ATGTTAACAAGTAAACAGAAGAAATATTTACGAGGTCAATCTCACCTGATCCAACCTATTTTTCAAGTGGGAAAAGCTGGTGTCAACGAAAATATGACAACACAGATTTCTGAAGCACTTGAAAAGAGGGAATTGATTAAGGTAAGTATTTTACAAAACTGCTTTGAAGATAACTCTATAGTAGCAGATGAAATCGTTCACCATACAGAGGCTGATCTTGTTCAGCTAATTGGAAATACGATCATTTTATATAAAGAGTCTAAAAATAATAAACAAATTGATTTACCATAA
- the mtnN gene encoding 5'-methylthioadenosine/S-adenosylhomocysteine nucleosidase produces MAIGIIGAMDEEIELLKSKMKINQTVDVAGSKFIEGELCQKSVVLLQSGIGKVNAAIATTILHERFTIDQVINTGSAGGFAKELEVGDLVISSLVTHHDVDVTAFQYEYGQVPGLPAMYPADSSLMEKAMDAVKKTDSKAKKGIIATGDSFMQEEARVSFVRGKFPEMIAAEMEAAAIAQVCYKYNTPFVVIRALSDIAGKESSISFDQFLPKAAENAATMIMEMLTSLD; encoded by the coding sequence ATGGCAATCGGAATTATTGGAGCAATGGATGAAGAAATAGAATTGCTAAAGAGCAAGATGAAAATCAATCAAACGGTTGACGTTGCTGGAAGTAAATTTATAGAAGGCGAGCTTTGCCAAAAATCCGTTGTGCTCTTACAGTCAGGAATTGGTAAAGTGAACGCTGCAATTGCAACGACCATTTTGCATGAGCGTTTTACCATTGATCAAGTGATTAATACAGGGTCAGCCGGGGGTTTCGCAAAGGAACTAGAAGTCGGAGATCTCGTCATTTCTTCCCTTGTCACTCACCATGATGTTGATGTGACTGCTTTTCAGTATGAGTATGGTCAAGTTCCAGGTCTTCCTGCCATGTACCCAGCAGATTCATCATTGATGGAAAAAGCAATGGATGCGGTAAAGAAAACGGACTCTAAAGCCAAGAAAGGAATTATTGCCACGGGTGATTCCTTCATGCAGGAGGAAGCTCGCGTGAGTTTTGTACGCGGTAAATTTCCTGAAATGATTGCTGCAGAAATGGAGGCGGCAGCAATTGCGCAAGTATGCTATAAATACAACACGCCATTCGTTGTTATACGCGCCTTGTCAGATATAGCCGGTAAGGAATCTTCCATTTCATTTGATCAGTTCCTTCCGAAAGCTGCGGAGAATGCCGCGACGATGATTATGGAGATGCTTACATCGCTAGACTAA
- a CDS encoding nicotinate-nucleotide adenylyltransferase, with translation MKRVGILGGTFDPPHQGHLIMADHVCEALDLDEVWFIPSHLPPHKKDATVPAHERMKMVTEAVKGNDQFHSCDLELKRQGTSYTVDTMKDLKIRYPDHRFYFIIGGDMVNNLSEWYKIEELRSLVTFAGVQRQGFEGQKAEGVVMIELPRIDISSSLIRDRLRKNLTVRYLLPDTVHNYIKENGLYATKP, from the coding sequence ATGAAACGGGTTGGAATTCTTGGTGGGACGTTTGATCCGCCTCATCAAGGTCATTTGATCATGGCTGATCACGTGTGTGAAGCACTGGATTTAGATGAAGTTTGGTTTATTCCTTCACATCTTCCTCCACATAAAAAAGATGCAACGGTACCCGCTCATGAACGGATGAAAATGGTTACAGAGGCAGTAAAAGGAAATGATCAGTTTCATAGTTGTGATCTTGAATTAAAGCGGCAGGGCACCTCTTACACAGTCGATACGATGAAAGATCTGAAAATCAGATATCCTGATCACCGATTTTACTTTATTATCGGTGGCGACATGGTAAACAATTTATCAGAATGGTATAAGATTGAAGAACTGAGGTCACTTGTCACTTTTGCCGGTGTCCAAAGACAGGGTTTTGAAGGGCAGAAGGCTGAGGGTGTTGTGATGATTGAACTTCCTAGAATAGATATTTCTTCATCGTTGATTCGTGATCGACTAAGAAAAAACCTAACTGTAAGATATCTCCTTCCAGATACCGTCCATAACTATATAAAGGAGAATGGGCTATATGCAACTAAGCCGTGA
- a CDS encoding Na+/H+ antiporter subunit E: MPFQIVINIILAAMWMFLSETYNFKTFFVGYLLGIGLLFLLQRFIPDTFYMKRVVKFVKLILLFIRELGLSNIDIVKHVYRPKLNVSPGIFALPTELKSNWEITLLANLISLTPGTLSLVISEDYSVIYVHAMDIGDVEESITEIKETFEKAIMEVTR, encoded by the coding sequence ATGCCATTTCAAATTGTCATCAATATTATCTTAGCTGCGATGTGGATGTTCTTAAGTGAAACATACAACTTTAAAACATTCTTTGTCGGCTACTTGTTAGGTATTGGACTGCTCTTTTTACTTCAGAGGTTTATCCCCGATACATTTTATATGAAGAGAGTAGTAAAGTTTGTCAAGTTAATTCTGCTGTTCATTCGAGAACTTGGCTTGTCAAACATTGATATCGTAAAACATGTTTACCGTCCTAAACTCAATGTCAGTCCTGGGATTTTTGCATTGCCCACCGAATTAAAAAGCAACTGGGAAATCACACTGCTTGCGAATTTGATTTCATTAACGCCTGGAACATTGTCGCTAGTTATAAGCGAGGATTACTCAGTCATTTATGTCCATGCTATGGACATTGGAGATGTGGAAGAATCAATAACAGAAATTAAAGAAACATTTGAAAAAGCTATCATGGAGGTGACTCGCTAA
- the mnhG gene encoding monovalent cation/H(+) antiporter subunit G, whose protein sequence is MSETWINVVLDILICISLLMGTFFFVSTSIGILRFPDVYTRLHAATKGSTLGITGVLIGSFLFMYVEHGIISGKLLLGILFILLTAPVTGHVLGRAAYYSGVPLSDKSVEDEYKKNLEKVKDH, encoded by the coding sequence TTGAGCGAGACATGGATTAACGTAGTACTCGACATTCTCATATGTATTTCCTTACTCATGGGTACGTTCTTTTTTGTTTCTACATCCATTGGTATCCTGAGGTTTCCCGATGTCTATACAAGACTTCATGCAGCTACAAAGGGCTCAACATTAGGGATAACTGGAGTACTCATTGGATCCTTTCTTTTTATGTACGTAGAGCATGGGATCATTAGTGGGAAATTATTGTTAGGTATCCTCTTCATTCTTTTAACAGCTCCTGTAACAGGACATGTGCTAGGACGGGCAGCTTATTACAGTGGGGTTCCGTTGAGTGATAAAAGTGTGGAGGATGAGTATAAAAAAAACTTGGAAAAAGTAAAAGATCACTGA
- a CDS encoding Na(+)/H(+) antiporter subunit C: MEIIMAVLAGILFTTAVYNLLQKQMLRIIIGTALLSHGAHLFILTMGELKRGKPPILSEGVEQYTDPLPQALILTSIVISFGITSLLLVLAYRASKKNGTDNMEQLRGNDYE; this comes from the coding sequence ATGGAAATTATTATGGCGGTCCTTGCTGGTATATTGTTCACAACAGCCGTTTATAACCTCCTCCAGAAACAAATGCTCCGTATTATCATAGGTACGGCACTTCTTTCTCATGGGGCACACTTATTTATCTTAACAATGGGAGAGTTGAAGAGAGGCAAACCACCTATTCTTTCTGAAGGGGTCGAGCAATATACTGACCCGCTTCCACAAGCCTTGATTCTCACCTCAATTGTTATAAGTTTTGGTATAACGAGCCTGCTGCTCGTTCTTGCTTATCGTGCTTCTAAGAAAAATGGTACAGATAATATGGAACAACTGAGAGGTAACGACTATGAGTAA
- a CDS encoding monovalent cation/H+ antiporter complex subunit F has protein sequence MENILDVTQSLVQISVIISIVGVSISLLLLLYRTVKGPTNPDRAVALDTIGVNIMAMAGLIAVYLVTTKANDVVLLIGILLFIGNVGLAKFLEKGVIIERDMD, from the coding sequence ATGGAAAATATATTAGATGTCACACAATCCCTTGTGCAAATTTCAGTGATTATTTCCATTGTCGGTGTGTCCATCTCCCTTCTCCTTCTGCTTTATAGAACGGTTAAAGGGCCGACAAATCCGGATCGTGCAGTTGCCCTTGATACCATTGGAGTAAACATCATGGCCATGGCGGGATTGATCGCCGTTTATCTAGTGACAACAAAGGCGAACGATGTCGTTCTGCTTATTGGGATCTTACTTTTCATAGGTAATGTGGGCTTGGCGAAATTCTTAGAAAAGGGTGTTATCATTGAGCGAGACATGGATTAA
- the sda gene encoding sporulation histidine kinase inhibitor Sda, giving the protein MKQLSDTLLLQSYHKAIELNLSQDFIKQIEEEIKERSITHLVDKKFNQVG; this is encoded by the coding sequence ATGAAACAATTATCCGATACCCTGTTATTACAATCTTACCACAAAGCTATTGAGCTCAATCTTTCACAGGATTTTATTAAACAGATCGAAGAAGAAATAAAAGAGCGCTCCATCACTCATCTGGTTGATAAAAAGTTTAATCAAGTAGGTTAG